ACGGCGGAATTCCGCTACGCCGCTGACCTGGTGCGCTTTACCCGCAACGAACAGCCCGAAATGGGCGTGGGCGTGGCCGGGTATCCGGCGGCCCACCCCGAGTCGCCCAGCTTCGCCAGCGACCTGCGCCATACGGCGGACAAGGTCAACGCCGGGGCGGACTTCATCGTCACCCAGCTGTTCTTCGATGTGCGCGAGTATTTCGACTTCGTGGAGCGGCTGCGCGCCATGGGCGTGACCGTGCCGGTGCTGCCGGGCATCCTGCCCATCCAGAGCCTGGAGTCGGTGCGGCGCATCCTTTCGCTGTGCGGGGCCAACATCCCCGGCAAGCTGTATCTGGAACTGGACGCCGCCAACGAGAAGGGCGGGGCGGAAGCCGTGAAGGAAGCGGGCATCGCCTTTGCCCAACAGCAGATTCGCTCGCTGCTGGACGGCGGTGCGCCGGGCATCCATCTGTACACGCTGAACCGCGCCGATACCTGCCTGCGCATCGCCGAGGCCGTGGGCATGCGGTAGTTGCCGCGTGACCTGGAACGCCGCACGGTCCGCTTGACTTTCCGGACTGCTTCGGCAATACGGAAGATGTTGGTTGATTAAACAGTTCGTATGCGCCGCAGGGCACCGAAACGGCGCGACGGACCTCACCGCACTTTCAGGCGAGGCACGGCACGGATGGCACCCGCGCCGGTCCGCGCAGGGTCGGGAACATTCGGTCATGGTACCGGCTGCGCAAGAGGGCTTGCCAGTTCCCGCCCGGCGCGACGCGCCGCCGCCAGCGGTCCAAGGCCCCCGGAGCCGCCAGGTCTCCGGGGGCTTTTTCCGTGGTCCGGGCCATGTCGGGCCGTACCGGGCCATGCACCACTCCCGCCATCCTTGCCCGGTTCTGGGGCTTCCTTTCCGGTTTTCCGCCTGCTGCCTTTCCGACCCTCCGGCCCATCAGGTTGACGCACCGTGCGCAAGGCGGTAGCACGGCACCATTCCAGACCGGAGCACCCGTGAACAGCACCTCTTCCTCCCCCCCTCGCGAAGCCGAACAGCTTCCACCCGCCGGGTATTCCGGCCCTCCCGTCATCGCCCCGGCCAGCGTGCGGCGCATCCTGGTCTGCCAGTTGCGGCAGATCGGCGACGTGCTGTTGGCCACCCCCTCGCTGGAACTGCTGCACCGCCACTTTCCCGACGCGGAAGTGCACGTGCTCACCGAGCGCAAGTGCACGCCCATGCTGCAAGGCAACCCCGCCGTGCACACGGTGTGGGCCATCGACAAGAAGGACCTGGGGTCCCTTGCGCGCGAGGTGGCCTTCTACTGGCGGGTGGCGCGCTCCGGCTTTGACGTGGTGGTGGATTTTCAGCAGTTGCCGCGTTGCCGGTGGGTGGTGGCCATGTCGCGCGCGCGGGTGCGTCTGTCGTACACGCCCGCGTGGTACAACCGCTGGCTGTTCACCCACTGGGTGCGCCCGCGCGACGGGTATGCCGCCATGGCCAAGGCCAGCGTGCTGGAGCCGCTGGGCGTGCGCTGGAACGGCGAACGTCCCCGCCTGTACCTGAGCGACACGGAACGCGACACCGCGCGCGCACTGCTGGCTTCACTGGGGCTGGCAGAGGGGCAGCGGCTGGTCACCGTGGACCCCACGCACCGCCGCGCTACCCGGCGCTGGCCTGCCGCCCATTACGGCAGGTTGCTGTCACTGGCCGCCGCGCATGATCCCTCGTTGCGCTTCATGCCGCTGTTCGGCCCCGGAGAGGAGGACGACGTGCGCGCCGTGGTGGACGCCTGCGACTGCCCGGAAAAGGTGCTGATGCCGGACCGCATGCTGTCGCTGCGCGAAATGGCCGCCTGCATGGCCGAGGCCGTGCTGCACGTGGGCAACTGCTCCGCGCCGTGCCATATCGCCGTGGCCGTGGGCACGCCCACCTTCGTGGTGCGCGGGGCCACCAGCAGGGCGTGGTCGTTCCCCGCGCCGGAACATTTTCACATGGCCCTGGGGCTGGACTGCCAGCCCTGCAACCGCAACGAATGCGCCAACCCCGACCAGTTGGCCTGCCTTGTGCGCCTGACGCCGGAATCGGTGTGCCGGGCCATGCTGGATCACCTGGCAGCCGTGTCGCGCTGAAGCGGGGGGGGGGCGCCCGCAGGCATGGCGGTCACGATGACCACGCGCAGCCATGCCATCCTGCGGATTGCGCAGCGCGGTTCCGTGGCTTCCGGTGCCGCATGCTCTTGCCCGGCGGACATTCCCTGACATTATAAGGCCAAGGGTGTGTTCGGGCTTTCGTGGCGGTGGGAAAGCGGTTACAGTGCCGGAGTTGTCCTCCGGTTCGTCCGGTTCGTCCGGTTCGGTTGTGTGAGATGGGCGGGATGGACGGGATGGGCAGGATGGGCAGGATGGGCGGGGAAGTGTGGGGTGGCGGGCGTGCCGCCCACGTCGGGTTGCGTCAGGTCCGGCGCATGGCCGTGCCCGAGCCTGCATCCGACCCTGCATTCGGCTTTGCAGGTGGCGTCTAGGCCGCGTGGAGCCGGGCCATGTTTCTGCAGTGTCATGCAACTCCGGGCTGCGTGCACGTAAACATGTGGGGAATTCATGCCGCGCCACTGTCGTTTTTGTCGCCATGCAACGCAAAAACCCCGCAGCGGGTTTCCACTGCGGGGTTTCTCTTGCTCTGGTGGGCCATCAGGGACTCGAACCCCGAACCAACTGATTAAGAGTCAGCTGCTCTACCAATTGAGCTAATGGCCCAGCGCCTCAACGCGAAGGGGAAACTAAAGAGAACCCGCTCTGAAGTCAAGCGGATTTTTTCAAGGTTCTTAATATTTTTCTAAAATATGAAAAAAGAAAATAAAATCATGCATTTGAATGGTGTGTTTTTTTGCTCGCGGGTGTCTTTGGCAGTGCTTGTCTGGCTGTTTTGCGCGGCCTTTTCCCTGCATGCAGCCGATCTGTCCGTTCCGGAGGGCGGTTCGACGGGTCTTGGACCCCGCCCCGAGGTGACTGTCGAGGTCTTCAGAGAGGTCCGCGCGGGCGAGGACGGCGTCCTGGCGGTGGTCTGGCTGGAAATGCCTTCCGGGTACCATGCCTATGCCAACGACATGGACGGCAGCGGCGGCAAGGGAAGCGGCGTGGGGCTGCCCACGGTGGTCACCGTGCGCGGTGCCTCGTCCCAGGCTTCCGCGCCAGCCCGGGCCGCTGCTCCCGTCGGCACGCCCGGCATTCTGTACCCGCCGGGCCGCGAGATCATGGACCCCCTGTCTCCCGGCCAGCGGGTGCTGGTGTACGAAGGCCGCGCGCCGGTGTTCGTGCGTTTGCCGCAGGACCATCTGGACCGCGACCTGACGGCCTCGGTTTCCCTGCTGCTGTGCTCCGACCGCAACTGCCTGCCGTATCGCGGCGGGGTGGGGTTCCGCGTGGACGGTGCCGCGCTTGGCCAATTGCCCCGCGCCGACGATCAGCCCTGGATGGAACAGCTACGCACGGCGCGCCCCGGGGTGCAGGTGGCATCCGCCCGCCTGGGAGAGGACGCCGCCACGGCGGGCCAGCCTGCGCCCACGGCAGCCGGTTCGGGAGCTTTTCCCGCCGTTGCCCCGGCAGCCGTCGCGACACCGGCAAAGGGCACGCAGGATGCCCAGGGCGCGCAGGAGCAGGGGGACAGGGTAACCATTCCCTTCGGCAAGGGAGGGCGCTCCGTGCCCCTGCCGGGCATGCCAGACGCGCAGGCGGCCGCCAACGCCACGGAAGGTGCGGTGTCCGGCTCCCTGCCCGGCACCATCCACTGGAATTTCGCGCCGCGCTACCAGGTGCCCGAACTGGAGGTTTCCGGCCTGGGCAAGGCGTTGCTGCTGGGCCTGCTGGCGGGCCTGCTGCTGAACCTGATGCCCTGCGTGCTGCCGGTGATCAGCCTGAAGCTGAGCGGCTTCGTGGCCGTGGCGGGCCTGGGGGGCGACGAGGAGCGCCGGGCGCACTTCCGCGAGCACAACCTGTTGTTCGCGGCGGGGATCATGGCCTGGTTCCTGTTGCTGGCCTTCATCCTGGGCGGTGCGGGCCTGGCCTGGGGGCAACTGTTCCAGCGGCCCGGCGTGGTCATGGGGCTGCTGATGGTGGTGTTTGGCCTTGGACTGAGCATGTTCGGGCTGTTCACTTTGCCCGTGCTGGACCTGAAGGCGGTGGGAGCGGGCGGTTCAGGCCGTGCGCAGCCGTTCTTTACCGGTCTGGTGGCTACCCTGCTGGCCACCCCGTGCAGCGGCCCGCTGCTGGGCGGCGTGCTGGGCTGGGCCTTTCAGCAGCCGCCGGAGATCATGGCCTTCGTGTTCACCTCGGTGGGCATGGGCATGGCCCTGCCGTACCTGGTGCTGGCGGCCCGTCCGGGACTGGTGCGCCATTTTCCCCGGCCCGGCGCGTGGACCGGCACGCTGGAGCAACTGGTGGGCTTTTTCCTGATGGGCACCGCGGTGTACCTGCTGACCATCCTGCCTGATGCCTGGCTGATGCCCGCGCTGGTGACCCTGCTGGCTGTGGCCTTTGCCGCGTGGATATGGGGGCGCTGGGGCGGGCTTGACGCCTCGCCGCGCCGCCGGACGATGGTACGGCTGACCGCTCCGGCGCTGGTGGCGGTGGCGGTGTGGTTGGCCTTTGCCCCTTCGGCCCCGCCTGCCCGCTGGGAACCCTTTGAACCCGCCACTTTCCGGGCCATGCTGGGGCGCGAGCCGCTCATCGTGGACTTTACCGCCGACTGGTGCCCCAACTGCAAGCTGCTGGAACAGACCACCCTGTCCAGCGGGGCGGTGTCCGAATGGTCACGCCGGTATGGCGCCCGGCTGGTGCGCGTGGACCTGACGGCGGAATCACCCGAGGCCCAGGCCCTGCTGCGCTCGCTGGGCAGCAGCAGCATTCCCGTGGTGGCGCTGTTCCCCAAGGGGCTGTTGTCTGCCTCGCCGGTGGTCTTGCGCGACCTGTTCACCACCGGACAGATGGAACAGGCCCTGTTGGAGGCCTTCGGCAAGCCGAAGCAGGAGTGGGCCGATTGAGCCGTGGGCTGAGCCGTGGGCCGATTGAGCCGTGGGCTGAGCCGTGGTTGGCCGCAGGGCCGGTGAGCAGGCCTGAATGCGATGCGCCGTCCGGGGAATTCCCCGGACGGCGTTTTTCGCGCGCCGCCGAGAGGAGCGGCGCGCCGGTGCGATGCGTGCGGCAGGCTGCCGTTCGGTACGGGCTAATCCCGGACGAAGGTGCGGTACATCAACGACATGCCCAGCATGTTCGAGGCCACCTGCACGGCGTCCACCACGTCCGACTCGCGCCAGCCCAGTTCCACCAGCGCCTCGATGTGGGCACGGGTGACCGTGGCCGGTTCGTTGACCGCCCTGGTCACGAAGGCCAGCAGGGCGCTTTCGGTTTCGTCCAGCGGGGTTTCGGCGGGCTTGCAGGACAGGCTGGCGATGTCGTCCTCGCTCATGCCCTGCATGCGCAGCAGGTCGTGGTTGAATACGGCGCACGGGGCATAGGCGAACTTTTCCGAGGCCACGTAGCGGATGGACGCCAGCAGCGGGGGAGACACCCGGTCGTGATGGCGGAAATAGCGGATCATGTTGGCCTGACGCTCCATCAGGCCGGGGCTGACGCTCAGAAGGCGCATGGGCACGGGAATGTCGATCTGCGCGGGAACCAGGGCGTAGGTGTCTGCCACGATGCCTTCGGCCTTGTCGCGTTCCACGGTGTTCACCAGATACATGTAAGGCTCCTTTGTTTCGGCGGGTTTTGTAGTAGACCGGTCGTCTATCTGGATGGCCGGATGTTCCCTGTGGGGTGGTGTCACTGTTTCAGCGGGCGGCGGTGCGGTGTGCGGTCCTGTCGCGGCAGGGGGCGTGAAGGTCGGCCACGCCAGTGTGGACGCCAGCCCGCCGGATGTGTCCGGTTGATCGTTCCTGTCGGGCTAACCGTGGTGATCGGGCTGATTGGGGGCGGCGTTCCGGGTATCGGTCAGAAGGCGGGCAAAAACCATGTGTTCCAGCCGCAGCAGGGGCTGGACGTTCTTTTCCGCCTTCATGCGCAGGATGGCCCCTTCCCAGGCGTCCATGACGAAGGCGGCGGTCTCGTACGGCTCCAGGCCGGGGGCCAGTTCGCCGCGTGTGGCGGCCTCGTGCAGGATGTCGCCCATGGCCCTCGACAGGCCGCCCAGCACCTCGCGCAGCTTTTCGCAGATGGCTGGCGAAAGATCGCACATTTCCTGGGCCAGGTTGCCGAAGGGGCAGCCGCGCTCGAAGCCCCATTCCTGGTAGCGTTGGCGGGCCAGTTCGAAGAACCGACGCAACCGGTCCAGCGGGGGCGTTTCGGCATCGCGCAGCACCTGGATCAGGGCCGGAGTGCGCACCTCGCGGTAGTGGTCGATGAGCGCCAGTCCGAACTCTTCCTTGCTGGGAAAGTAGAAATAGAACGAACCCTTGGGCACTTGGGCCAGGTCGAGGACTTCCTTGATGCCGGTGTTGTTGAATCCCTTGCGGTGGACCAGTTCGGCCCCGGCGTCCAGGATGGCTCTGCGTGCGTCGCGTTTCATGGGTTTTCTAGTAGACCAGTCGTCTAGTGCGGGTCAAGCGAAAAAAAGGTCGCCCGAACTGCATGCTCGGGCGACCTGTAGATGACGGGCGGGATAGGTTTTGGCCAGAGCGTGGAGGGCCGGGTTGCGACCTGTCCGGGACGTGGCGGGGGACGGAGGTTCGGGCGGCGGCGCGGGCGCTATACGCAGACCATGTCGTAGGCCGTGCCGGTCAGGGCGCGACCACCCCCGTCGGCAACCTCGAAGGTGTTCTCCACCCCCACCATGCCCACTCCGGCAATGCCCATCTTGGGTTCCAGGGCGATGGTCATGCCTTCTTCCAGCGGCTCGTCGAAGCGGTGGGCGATGACCGGGTACTCGTCGATGGTCAGGCCGATGCCGTGCCCCAGAAAGGTGACCTTGTTGGAGCCCAGCCCCATGAACCCTTCGGACAGGCCCGCGCATTCCACGATATCCAGCGTGGACCGCCAGATGTCCGAGGGGATTTCGCCGGGGCGCAGCCGTTCCGCCGCACGGGCCTGCACCTCGATGCACAGGTCGTGGGCGCGGCGCACCGCGTCGGGGATGGAGGCCGCGTTGCCCGCCCAGTACAACTGGGTCTTGTCGGTATGGTATCCTTCGAGGCAGAAGCCGATGTCCAGCGCCAGCGGGGTGCCATGCCGCCATACCGAGCCCGCGTACCCCATGAACGGGATGGCAGGGTGCTCGCCCTTGAGCCCCAGCGGGCCGTTGAAATGGCTGGGGTAGTTGCCGTTTTCGCCAGCGGCGATGTGCCCCAGAAAGCATTCCTCGCCCGGCGCGCCCATGCGCATGAGCCCGCCGTGCCCCCGGCTGAAGAACACCTGCCATGACAGGTGCGAAATCTCGCGCTCGGTCATGCCGGGGCGCAGCAGGCCGGGCAGCACGTCGTGCAGGCATTCGTGGTGACGGGCACCGGCCAGGCGCAGCTTGGCCAGTTCCCATTCGGTCTTGCGGGCGCGGGTACGGGTAAGCACCGCGTCGCCCGGCACGAAGGCCACCCCCGTCAGCCGCTGTTGCAGCAT
This genomic window from Nitratidesulfovibrio sp. SRB-5 contains:
- the metF gene encoding methylenetetrahydrofolate reductase [NAD(P)H], with translation MKIRDRIAASTRPFYSLEFFPPKERENWPGFFATVERLKALNPLFASVTYGAGGSTQDNTLEITSHLKNVMGLEPMAHLTCVGATRERIADYLRRLREVNVDNVLALRGDAPKGQDIDWGTAEFRYAADLVRFTRNEQPEMGVGVAGYPAAHPESPSFASDLRHTADKVNAGADFIVTQLFFDVREYFDFVERLRAMGVTVPVLPGILPIQSLESVRRILSLCGANIPGKLYLELDAANEKGGAEAVKEAGIAFAQQQIRSLLDGGAPGIHLYTLNRADTCLRIAEAVGMR
- a CDS encoding glycosyltransferase family 9 protein translates to MRRILVCQLRQIGDVLLATPSLELLHRHFPDAEVHVLTERKCTPMLQGNPAVHTVWAIDKKDLGSLAREVAFYWRVARSGFDVVVDFQQLPRCRWVVAMSRARVRLSYTPAWYNRWLFTHWVRPRDGYAAMAKASVLEPLGVRWNGERPRLYLSDTERDTARALLASLGLAEGQRLVTVDPTHRRATRRWPAAHYGRLLSLAAAHDPSLRFMPLFGPGEEDDVRAVVDACDCPEKVLMPDRMLSLREMAACMAEAVLHVGNCSAPCHIAVAVGTPTFVVRGATSRAWSFPAPEHFHMALGLDCQPCNRNECANPDQLACLVRLTPESVCRAMLDHLAAVSR
- a CDS encoding protein-disulfide reductase DsbD family protein, producing the protein MTVEVFREVRAGEDGVLAVVWLEMPSGYHAYANDMDGSGGKGSGVGLPTVVTVRGASSQASAPARAAAPVGTPGILYPPGREIMDPLSPGQRVLVYEGRAPVFVRLPQDHLDRDLTASVSLLLCSDRNCLPYRGGVGFRVDGAALGQLPRADDQPWMEQLRTARPGVQVASARLGEDAATAGQPAPTAAGSGAFPAVAPAAVATPAKGTQDAQGAQEQGDRVTIPFGKGGRSVPLPGMPDAQAAANATEGAVSGSLPGTIHWNFAPRYQVPELEVSGLGKALLLGLLAGLLLNLMPCVLPVISLKLSGFVAVAGLGGDEERRAHFREHNLLFAAGIMAWFLLLAFILGGAGLAWGQLFQRPGVVMGLLMVVFGLGLSMFGLFTLPVLDLKAVGAGGSGRAQPFFTGLVATLLATPCSGPLLGGVLGWAFQQPPEIMAFVFTSVGMGMALPYLVLAARPGLVRHFPRPGAWTGTLEQLVGFFLMGTAVYLLTILPDAWLMPALVTLLAVAFAAWIWGRWGGLDASPRRRTMVRLTAPALVAVAVWLAFAPSAPPARWEPFEPATFRAMLGREPLIVDFTADWCPNCKLLEQTTLSSGAVSEWSRRYGARLVRVDLTAESPEAQALLRSLGSSSIPVVALFPKGLLSASPVVLRDLFTTGQMEQALLEAFGKPKQEWAD
- a CDS encoding carboxymuconolactone decarboxylase family protein — its product is MYLVNTVERDKAEGIVADTYALVPAQIDIPVPMRLLSVSPGLMERQANMIRYFRHHDRVSPPLLASIRYVASEKFAYAPCAVFNHDLLRMQGMSEDDIASLSCKPAETPLDETESALLAFVTRAVNEPATVTRAHIEALVELGWRESDVVDAVQVASNMLGMSLMYRTFVRD
- a CDS encoding TetR/AcrR family transcriptional regulator is translated as MKRDARRAILDAGAELVHRKGFNNTGIKEVLDLAQVPKGSFYFYFPSKEEFGLALIDHYREVRTPALIQVLRDAETPPLDRLRRFFELARQRYQEWGFERGCPFGNLAQEMCDLSPAICEKLREVLGGLSRAMGDILHEAATRGELAPGLEPYETAAFVMDAWEGAILRMKAEKNVQPLLRLEHMVFARLLTDTRNAAPNQPDHHG
- a CDS encoding M24 family metallopeptidase — its product is MPHAHASHAPAPRPFTAAERLPAEEARLRQSRTLDILAAHAPDAGGLMAFSRVAIYYLTGTAGNGVLWLPRNGEPVLLVRKGEERARLESPLANIVSFRSYGDLTGLCADAGSPLTPVVAAEMSGLPWSLAAMLQQRLTGVAFVPGDAVLTRTRARKTEWELAKLRLAGARHHECLHDVLPGLLRPGMTEREISHLSWQVFFSRGHGGLMRMGAPGEECFLGHIAAGENGNYPSHFNGPLGLKGEHPAIPFMGYAGSVWRHGTPLALDIGFCLEGYHTDKTQLYWAGNAASIPDAVRRAHDLCIEVQARAAERLRPGEIPSDIWRSTLDIVECAGLSEGFMGLGSNKVTFLGHGIGLTIDEYPVIAHRFDEPLEEGMTIALEPKMGIAGVGMVGVENTFEVADGGGRALTGTAYDMVCV